The following are encoded in a window of Platichthys flesus chromosome 19, fPlaFle2.1, whole genome shotgun sequence genomic DNA:
- the fbp1b gene encoding fructose-1,6-bisphosphatase 1b has protein sequence MSDKGVFDTNVLTLTRFVLEQGRKAQGTGEFTNLLNSICTAVKAISTAVRKAGIANLYGIAGSTNVTGDQVKKLDVLSNDLVINMIKSSFSSCVLVSEEDEKAIIVDPDNRGKYIVCFDPLDGSSNIDCLVSIGTIFAIYKKSTDDEPCENDALQPGRNMVAAGYALYGSATMMVLTTGQGVDCFMLDPAIGEFILVDRDVKIKKKGKIYSLNEGYAQHFYPDVTEYLQKKKYPEDGSAAYGSRYVGSMVADVHRTLVYGGIFLYPANVKSPKGKLRLLYECNPMAFIMEQAGGMATTGSMNVLDIQPTNIHQRVPVVLGSPDDVQEYISIYKKHNK, from the exons ATGTCTGACAAGGGAGTCTTCGATACCAACGTGTTGACCCTCACCAGGTTTGTGCTGGAGCAGGGCAGGAAGGCACAGGGAACAGGGGAGTTCACCAACCTGCTCAACTCCATCTGCACAGCTGTCAAAGCCATTTCCACCGCTGTCAGGAAGGCTGGGATCGCTAACCT ATACGGGATCGCTGGAAGCACCAATGTGACGGGGGACCAGGTGAAGAAGCTGGACGTCCTGTCCAATGACCTGGTCATCAACATGATCaagtcctccttctcctcctgtgtgcTCGTGTCCGAGGAAGATGAGAAGGCCATCATCGTTGACCCAGACAACAGA GGAAAATACATTGTGTGCTTCGATCCACTGGATGGTTCCTCAAACATTGACTGTCTTGTTTCCATTGGAACAATTTTTGCTATCTACAAAAAG AGCACGGACGATGAGCCTTGTGAGAATGATGCTTTGCAACCTGGAAGAAACATGGTTGCTGCAGGTTATGCTCTGTATGGCAGTGCCACCATGATGGTCCTCACCACTGGACAGGGAGTGGACTGCTTCATGCTCGACCCC GCAATCGGTGAGTTCATCTTGGTGGATCGAGATGTGAAGAttaagaaaaagggaaaaatctACAGCTTGAATGAAGGATATGCGCAGCACTTTTACCCAGATGTGACCGAGTACCTGCAAAAGAAGAAATACCCAGAG GACGGTTCTGCGGCATATGGCAGTCGATATGTTGGCTCAATGGTAGCTGATGTTCATCGTACTCTGGTTTACGGAGGAATCTTTTTATACCCTGCCAATGTCAAGAGTCCAAAGGGCAAG CTGAGACTGCTGTACGAATGCAACCCCATGGCCTTCATCATGGAGCAAGCAGGAGGCATGGCCACCACAGGATCCATGAACGTTCTGGACATCCAGCCCACCAATATCCACCAGCGAGTCCCTGTGGTCCTCGGATCCCCTGATGATGTGCAGGAATACATTTCCATTTACAAGAAGCATAACAAATGA